The Leucobacter viscericola sequence TTTCTATTAGTTAGAAAATAATCCTGCACCCGAACTCCGGGCAGACGTTGCACTTCAACAACTAGAGTGGAGCAATGCGAGAAAGACTCTGGGCTGCGATTCTCGGGATTACCGCGGCTGCCGCAGTACTCGCCACCGCTGAACTCATCGCCATATTTGTGGGACCCCAGTCATCTCCCCTGTTCGCGATGGGGTCCCTTGCGATTGATCTGGCCCCACTGTGGCTCAAAGAGGCGATGATCGCACTTTTCAACACGGGCGACAAAGTCGCGCTCTTTGTGATGCTCGGGATCGCACTGCTTGTCGTCGCCGCGGTTGCAGGCATCCTCGAGATGAAACGGCGCTACGCAGGCGTTCTGGTTCTTGTGGTGGTGACGGCACTTTCGATCATTGCAGTCACGACCCGCGCGGAGGCTTCGGCAGTGTGGGCGCTACCAACCCTGCTTGGTATGGGAGCCGGGATCCTCGTGATGCTTCGCGGCCGGCGCCTGCTGGCAGCGTGGATCGAGGCTGCCGGATCCCGAACCGAAGTGCCTGCAGCCAGCAACTCCACAACCGCCGAATCACTCTCTCGCCGCAGCTTCGTCACATTCGCGGCCCTCACGTCTGCGGCGGCGGTGGTCGTCGGAGTTGGCGCACGCCTCATGAACGCGAGCTCGGCGGCCGTAACGGCGGCCCGATCAGCGATCAGGCTGCCGAAGCCGGCGGTACCCGCGCCGCCCGTGCCCGCTGGAGCCGAACTCGATGTGCAGGGCATCACTCCCCTGATCACACCCAATGACGAGTTTTATCGCATCGACGTCGCACTCCAGGTGCCGCGCATTGAGTCGGCCGATTGGGAGCTCAAGATCACGGGTCTCGTCGATCACCCCTTCTCAATCACCTACGACGAGTTGCTTGCGTTAC is a genomic window containing:
- a CDS encoding molybdopterin-dependent oxidoreductase, whose translation is MRERLWAAILGITAAAAVLATAELIAIFVGPQSSPLFAMGSLAIDLAPLWLKEAMIALFNTGDKVALFVMLGIALLVVAAVAGILEMKRRYAGVLVLVVVTALSIIAVTTRAEASAVWALPTLLGMGAGILVMLRGRRLLAAWIEAAGSRTEVPAASNSTTAESLSRRSFVTFAALTSAAAVVVGVGARLMNASSAAVTAARSAIRLPKPAVPAPPVPAGAELDVQGITPLITPNDEFYRIDVALQVPRIESADWELKITGLVDHPFSITYDELLALPLEEHVTTIACVSNEVGGNLIGNATWLGYPIRDLLAKAGPAADADMVLSSGPDGFTAGTPIETLTDPKRAAILAVGMNGEPMPPEHGFPARMIVPGLFGYVSATKWITTIEVTRFADAEGYWTPRGWSALGPVKTASRIDTPRASQRVGAGTVPIAGVAWAQHTGIKRVEVQIDDGEWQEATLATPISDDTWVQWSLPWTAEPGSHTARVRATDKSGKTQTKTEAPPAPDGATGWHTVSFTV